Proteins from a genomic interval of Granulicella sp. L56:
- a CDS encoding tyrosine-type recombinase/integrase yields MTAKRVRKDGQPWHNNIGRWVDTLTAEQRSSFFQRGARAQWGPQKETPKKADEGPWIWPVDLNRYDSCAMLTASEEDMLTRYAEEYRFYRYGRTMDFGPSLNRLVQPLNDALDYTGIKTNHRKFVLLFFLREMADRKRSFWGWTTEEWIDSIERRRMERQHIVAIAYLLCGFADLHRLKCGHLVYGCLARKVFGREYMKTVSDRVHALLLEWGYIKHGMSDRIMRTVFEALLFIRSPHLDQLTLAHLKTVIARKPPRIGSYSIVAFSRVLASMGTVPEALEIHRPVPDKKSSPALTRGVPPEWARLCRLWFDRSTDAKCSRTKSYYFLLNVGRWLGQIHPTVLSPADWTRDLAAELISVVCQWHGGDWGSIDPAHIKSRGKILAASTRASRISTLRIFFRDLQEWELIPRRFDPMRHLTTPKSLLALIGPNPRVIADDVWAKLVWAGLNLVPDDLPRRGPASRGSYRPNSYPIEMCRALATTWLFAGLRNNEILRLRVGCIRWQREEVAVPGTGDTLPADAVCLLDVPVNKTGTSFTKPVDRIVGEAIAAWEKVRPQGAKRADWKTGEFVDILFMVRLTGVGKSYLNNVLIPALCVKGGVPLADVRGNITTHRARSTIASQLFNAKEPMTLFELQEWLGHATPSATQHYAKITPLKMAKSYADAGYFARNLRAIEVLIDQDAVRAGLASTEPWKFYDLGHGYCTYDFFEQCPHRMACAKCDFYMPKQSTAAQLLEGKQHLLRLLHEIPLGDTEQAAIEDGVAAYEKLLLKLADVPTPAGPTQRQIGTDLVQITRFRAAPGSNAT; encoded by the coding sequence GCGAGTGAGGAAGGATGGGCAGCCATGGCACAACAACATCGGGCGTTGGGTCGATACCTTGACCGCCGAACAGCGTTCGTCGTTCTTTCAACGTGGCGCACGTGCCCAGTGGGGACCGCAGAAGGAGACGCCGAAGAAGGCAGATGAAGGACCCTGGATATGGCCGGTGGATCTCAACCGATACGACAGCTGTGCCATGCTCACCGCGAGCGAAGAAGATATGTTGACCCGCTATGCAGAGGAGTATCGATTCTATCGGTACGGTCGAACGATGGACTTTGGCCCTTCGCTCAACCGGCTGGTGCAGCCGCTGAACGATGCGCTCGACTATACGGGCATCAAGACCAACCATCGCAAGTTTGTGCTGCTGTTCTTTCTTCGCGAGATGGCGGACCGCAAGCGGTCCTTCTGGGGATGGACCACCGAAGAGTGGATCGATTCGATTGAGCGGAGAAGGATGGAGCGTCAGCATATCGTCGCCATCGCTTATCTACTATGTGGCTTCGCCGATCTCCACAGGCTCAAGTGCGGCCATCTCGTCTACGGGTGCCTCGCTCGCAAGGTGTTTGGCCGCGAGTATATGAAGACAGTCTCCGATCGTGTACACGCATTGCTTCTGGAGTGGGGATATATCAAGCACGGCATGAGTGATCGCATCATGCGGACCGTCTTTGAGGCATTGCTCTTCATCCGTTCACCCCATCTCGATCAGCTCACGTTGGCGCATTTGAAGACAGTGATCGCACGCAAGCCGCCACGCATTGGAAGTTACTCTATCGTTGCTTTCTCCCGTGTGCTGGCCAGCATGGGAACCGTGCCGGAGGCTCTTGAGATTCATCGGCCCGTTCCTGATAAGAAGTCTTCGCCCGCCCTCACCCGCGGCGTCCCGCCTGAGTGGGCGCGCCTCTGCCGTCTTTGGTTTGATCGATCCACGGATGCGAAGTGCTCCAGAACCAAGAGCTATTACTTCCTGCTCAACGTAGGCAGATGGCTCGGGCAGATTCATCCGACCGTGCTTTCCCCTGCCGATTGGACTCGCGACCTTGCTGCGGAACTGATCTCCGTCGTTTGTCAGTGGCACGGTGGAGATTGGGGAAGCATCGATCCAGCGCATATCAAGAGTCGAGGCAAGATTCTTGCGGCAAGCACCCGCGCAAGCCGCATCTCTACGCTGCGCATCTTCTTTCGCGATCTCCAGGAGTGGGAGTTGATCCCGCGACGATTCGATCCCATGAGGCATCTGACCACGCCGAAGAGCCTGCTCGCCTTGATAGGCCCGAACCCGCGCGTGATCGCCGACGATGTCTGGGCCAAGCTGGTCTGGGCCGGTCTCAACCTTGTTCCAGACGATCTCCCTCGTCGCGGCCCAGCCTCGCGAGGAAGCTATCGACCCAACAGTTATCCCATCGAGATGTGCAGAGCACTCGCGACGACCTGGCTCTTCGCTGGACTTCGCAACAACGAGATTCTCAGGCTGAGGGTCGGATGCATTCGCTGGCAGCGCGAGGAAGTTGCGGTTCCTGGTACGGGCGACACGCTGCCCGCTGATGCGGTCTGCCTGCTCGATGTCCCCGTCAACAAGACCGGGACATCCTTCACCAAGCCAGTGGATCGTATCGTCGGAGAAGCCATTGCGGCTTGGGAGAAGGTGCGTCCGCAGGGCGCCAAGCGTGCCGATTGGAAGACCGGAGAGTTCGTGGACATTCTCTTCATGGTTCGTCTCACAGGCGTGGGCAAGTCGTATCTGAACAACGTCCTCATCCCGGCGCTTTGCGTCAAGGGCGGTGTGCCGCTCGCCGATGTTCGCGGCAACATCACAACGCATCGTGCACGTTCCACCATCGCTTCGCAGCTCTTCAACGCGAAGGAACCGATGACTCTCTTCGAGCTACAGGAGTGGCTCGGCCACGCCACGCCCTCCGCAACCCAGCACTATGCGAAAATAACCCCGCTAAAGATGGCCAAGTCCTATGCCGACGCTGGCTATTTCGCGCGTAACCTGCGCGCTATCGAGGTGCTGATCGATCAGGACGCTGTTCGCGCGGGGCTCGCCTCTACAGAGCCATGGAAGTTCTATGACCTCGGCCATGGCTACTGCACCTATGATTTCTTCGAGCAGTGTCCGCACCGCATGGCCTGTGCCAAGTGCGACTTCTATATGCCGAAGCAATCGACCGCAGCCCAGCTGCTCGAAGGCAAGCAACACCTGCTGCGATTACTTCACGAAATTCCGCTCGGAGACACCGAACAGGCCGCAATTGAAGACGGCGTCGCAGCCTACGAAAAGCTCCTCCTCAAGCTCGCCGACGTTCCCACACCCGCCGGTCCCACGCAGCGGCAAATCGGCACTGATTTGGTTCAGATCACTCGTTTCAGAGCGGCCCCAGGCAGCAACGCGACATGA